The window AGATTTATTAAATCCAGAAAGTACAGTAGTGTTATAGCTGGATTACGAATGAATATTTATTAAGTTAATGTGCTAAAATTTACTGGCCTCAATTTATTTTGTTTTAGCACAAGGTAATTCAGACCAGCACGTTGTATAACAAGGACTTTTCATTTCGCGCTTCATGCTCCAATTCTTTTGAAAGCCTTCGGCTGCAAGACGAATAGTGCGTGTACCATATCGTTTATTAATAGACTCCATGAGTGACATAACTTTTTCAGATTTAGCGACAATGACATCAGATGGTTGATGAAATAAATACATTTGTCTATGTGATTTAGGTGCTAGTTCTGTCAACATAATGCCACTTTTCTTGTAGGGAATACCTTCTTTATAGAGTCGCTTTAATGCGTGTTTAGCAAATGAGGTTAATTGTCTTATATCATCAGTTGGATTAACTAATCGAAAGCTAATTGATTTAGAATAGGGCTTAAGGTTTTCGTCAAAACGGTTGGTATAGAGAAACACTGACATATAATGCGCGACTAACTCTTGCTTGCGAAGCTTGCCCCAGGCTGTTGCGCAATGATGGCTGATGGCTTCTTCAATGGCTATCAAATTAGTTTGTGGCAGACCAAAAGAGCATGAGGCAACAAGGCTTTTTTTAGGCTCAATGGTCTCAAGAGAAAGACATGAAATACCCTGAAGCTCCATGACAGTGCGTTGTAAGACAACATTGAATTGCGATTTAATCCAATGCGGATTTTGGCTTGCTAACTGATTAGCTGTTATTATACCAAATCCCTTTAATTTTCTTTGCCACTGTCTTCCTATACCCCAAATATCGCCGACCTCTATTTTATCTAACCATTCTGTTTCAAGGCCTATAATGTTAAAAACAGGCACGTTTAATTTTTTCTTAGCAACAAAGTTAGCCACTTTTGCTAACGTTTTAGTATGACCTATACCTATGGATGTTGGGATACCGGTATATTGTAAAATCTTCTTCTGAAGGGTTAGGCAAAAAGCATTAATGTCTTTTTTTGGAAGCGTCGATAAATCAAGAAAAGCTTCATCAATGGAATAAATTTCAACATTATTCCATGACTCTTCGATGACACGCATAACGCGTGCTGATAAATCCCCATACAAAGTATAATTCGACGAAAAAATCGTGACGTCATATAAACCACATAATTCTTTTACTTTAAAATAAGGCTCACCCATTTTAATGCCTAAAGCTTTTGCTTCATTAGAGCGTGCGACAACACAGCCATCATTATTTGATAAAATAACAACAGGCTTCGTTCTTAAGTCAGGTCGAAAGAGACGCTCACAAGAGGCATAAAAGTTATTGCAGTCAATTAAGGCAAACATGGTTATAAGGCCTGATGAATAATATGGGTAACGACACCCCAAATAACGAGATCTACCTCTTCAGTGATGTCAATCGGTGAGTAAGTCTTATTAGCAGGTATTAAGCGAACCAAGCCATCTTTTCGAAATAAACGTTTAACGGTTAATTCACCATTGATAGCCGCAATCACAATTTTATCATGGGTTGCCTCAACACTTCGGTCAACAATGAGTAAATCGCCGTTATGGATACCGGCATCACGCATTGAATCACCTTGCGCTCGCACCATAAAGGTAGCAGAAGGATGTTTGATTAAATACTCATTTAAATCGAGCGTTAGTTCGAGATAATCATCAGCAGGTGAAGGGAAACCAGCAGCAACTTTACTCCCATAAAGCGGGAAACGCTGAGCCGATGTTGCGCTTGTAGTATCAAACTTAGCAATAATAGTAGCTTTCGTTAAAGGTTCTTTATTCTTTTTTATTGTTATTAGGGCGTCCATAGCCGCTCTTTAAAATGAACACGTCTATTGAGTGTAGGCATAACGTTGTTTTTTGTAAATGTATAATCTATAAACGCTTATCGCTTTCCTTATTCTTTACCGATATCATGGCGCCTTATAAATAGTTTATTTTTAACTTCATTTAACTGGCTTTTATGAGTTTTTAAGAATGCACTCTTGTATAAGAAGTTTATTTTTTGTTGTTTTGGCTTGCACCTCTCATACACTATTTGCTTTAGAAATAAGAGCAAACAATATTTCGCTAGATACGTGCTTATACAAACCCGAAATTCAAAAAGAACACTCCACTGAATTACAAGCCATCGTTCGAGCTGAACAAGAAGAGCGCGAAAACTTTGAAGAGAAAACTGAGGTAGAATTTGAAGTATTATTGCAACATGATTTAGAGCGAAGGCAACGAATCGGTGCTATCTTTGCTGAAGGTTGTTTGCAATCCGCTTCCGATTTTGCAGCTGCTGCCCTAGTGTACCAACATGGCGATATTCCTGACCATTATTATCAAGCGTTCCTCTGGACAAAACGCGCAGTGGAACTGGGTGATATCACTCAGAAACACCTTATGACTTTAGCCATTTATCATTATCTCGTGTACTTAGGAAAGAAACAATTATTTGGCTCGCAAGCCTTTGGTGAGTTTAAAGAAATGCTCTGTTATTGCTTAGAGCCTGTTGAAAAGAGCTTTCCAGATAATTTGCGGGAGGAGTATACAGACCTTAATTTGCAGGCGCGTTATGATTGGATTACTTCTTCAAATGAAGGTCGCTCTTGTGGAGAGCCTAAAGAGTGTGACCATAATCTAAAAAACTCACCTATTGGCACAGTTCCTGGATGTTGGTAGGAGAAATCATTGCACACCATTTTTTGTCCGTCACGCATGAATGACTTTGAAGTGAAGCTCTTAACTCAAAATTCATTGCAAGAGTTACAAGCCTTTATTGATTTGTTTAATGACTTTTTTCAATTATGTGAAGGCAAGAAAGGCTCAGCAGCAGGAATATTAACCGCCTGTCCCCCAACTAAAGACATTCAACAAGACAAGTTCGTCTTAGGATTCTATCAGAAGGAACATTTGCTAGGTCTTATTGATTTAATTGCTAATTATCCTCAAAATTCTACTTGGACAATTGGTTATCTTTTAATTCATCCAAGCTATCAACGCCAAGGCTTAGGTGCCCAATTTTTCCATGTACTTGAACAAGCTATTTCACCCAATAAAATGCGCTGTGTTGTACAAGAGCAGAATGAACGAGCGTTTAAATTTTGGCAAACCCTAGGTTTTAAAATGGTGTATCAGCGGGAAGACAACTTAGGAAAATTGGTTAACAAGACTTTTGTTTTAGAAAAAGGTCGTCTGGTTTAATTTCATGAGACTACAAACTTTTAATAATTAAGACCATCAATGCAATTTGAGTTCTCACTTAAAAATGATTCGATAATGAGTAATACACCAACCAAAAACTTACATGCGTTAATCAGGAACCAGCGGCTAAACATTTTAACGCTTTCCAAAGAGTCTGACATTCCTCAACCGACCCTACACCATCTTTTATCCGGCAAAACTAAAAAGCCAAGAAGGGCGCTTCTGCAAAAGTTAGCTCACTTTTTTGATGTTTCAATTCCAGCCCTATTAGAGATAGAGCTAACTAATGAGCTTGCAAATTCTGTTAAAAGACTTCCCATTTTAAACTGGAATGAAGATACATTAAATTTTTCTAAGCAATCAGAAATAGACAACGAATTTATAGTTGGCTCGTATCCTGAAGAAAATTTTGCCTTCTTTATAAATAAGAAATTTTGTCATAGCCCTTGACCTAACCAAAGCTTAGCTATCATGGCGACTAGTAAAACGCTTGAAGAATCTCAGTGCGGGTTAGTTTACTTTAAAAGTATGACCTTATCCTTAGTAAAATTTTAATGGAGCAGAGTAATTTTTTTATTAAGCACCAAACAAGAACCGAAGACCTTTTGTTACTAAAAATTGATTTAAACAAGGTGAAGTGGTTTGGGCAGCTCTGTGAATTAAGATTAATGGCACTAGCGCTAAATGCATATTTATGATTAATTTTAGTAAAAACTTTGCCTAAGAATAAGTAGCCAATTACTATTTTCCAATGATCCTGTATTTCTAATAGAAGATGCAACCTCACTCTTTCAAAAGTTTTCTTACATTGAAATTTAGATTAAACCAGCTATAACCTAACTATTAAGTAAAGGTCGCCGAGGATGATGAATGCGTAGGCTTTATTTTAAAATTAAATTCATCAAACACGGTTGCTCGTTTAGCCTCTAACTTTCGGCTTAAAGTGTCTAGTTGTTTTTTATCCTGACTATCTCTTAGAGTATTTAATTGAGCAAGTAATTTCTTGCTTGTAGTCTCTGATGTATCGAAGGTACGAGGCTTATTTATAAATTGAGTAACTGAATTATCATTTAGGTAATCCAACTGCCTAGTACTACTCTTGCTTAAATCAGCCGTAGCATTATAAAGTAATTGACTTTTAATTCCATTTTCAATATGACTGATAAGAGAGGGAGTAAAAGGGGTAGGCTTACTAAAAAAGGAATTAGTATGATTGCTTAATCTATCAAAAATAGAACGTTTTTCGAGGGTTTTATAAAATTCAAATAATTCTTGGTTATCGATTATGTTTAATGCAGCATAGCTAATAACACCTGCTAATATGCGATAAGCTGAAACATCATTTAATTTTCCTAAATTTTCAATGCTTATCTCTAATATTTCTATGATTTTCTTAATATCTATATCGTCTTTAAGTATTATATTATGTAATTGCTGCATAAATTTAATAGCTTCTTCATCTATTAGACCCTCACACTGAGGTAACGCATTATGAATATATGCTATTAAATCATTAACGGGTTTTGAATAATGTTTGACATATCCTTCTAACTGCTGCAATAAATTATGGCCAAAAATTTCTTGATAGGCTGTTGGCTTTTCAATATATGCGTGAGCATCTTCCAACAACCTTTTGCCTTTATTTTTAGCACTATAAGCAACTCCATCTAGCTCACCTAACTTTGTTTTATCCTTTTTCGTCGCAATTGTTTGCTTTTGCCGTTTACTTAGTTTTTCAAAGAGTTCTTCACCTTGGGCTAACCTAAAGATAGGTGATAAAGCAGGGGGTATATCTGCTCTGGCAAATTCTTGATATTGCCCCTCACCAAATGCTTTCTTTAAGTGCTTAAAAACATTCGTTCTTGATAGAAAAGAAAGATGGTCAACAACGAAAATACCGCAACTAACCCAATCTTGTTGAATCATATTAGCTACCTTTTCCTTGGGAGTCTCAGCAAAAGGGCCATCAGAAGGAACATTGATGTTGTAAATATAGCCCGAATCTAAAATATTATTTAATTGAAGATTAGTTAAATATACTTGGAAAAAATGTCTTGCTCGCCTATCCATCACTGAATCTAAGTTAAACGCAGATATACCCTTTTCAGTAATAATATTATCTATACACGTCCAGTGGCCATCTATAAGTATGGCTATTTGAAAACGTAAACCAATAGGCAATTTGGCATGATTAGCTACTAAAAAATTAATAAGCTGATTGAGCTCAGGATGGCTTTCGAGGGAATAATCGCTTGAATCTTCAGGTGGTTTATATTCTGCTACAAAATAATTAAACGGAATCAGTTGTCCCTTCTCATGCCGTTGCCTTGCTTTTCGCTCTAGCACCGTTTTCATGACATCTAAAGGCCATACTATACCTTCAACATCATAACGACTAGAAACACTTAAATTATCTTTTGTTAAAGCTATTTGCTCAGCTAATTTCGCTACTTCTTTTGCTAAGGGGTTATTTTCAAGTTTTATAATCTGCAGACGTTCAGTTTTATCGAGTTCATTCATAAAAGCATAAATAATTATCTACATGTATTTATTTTAATATAAAATACATGTTATACAAATTTTAAGCTAAAAGATTAACCATCAAGCAATGGTAAAATATTTTTTAGTGTGAATACCATTATACCTAAATTAATTTACCTAAATAGAAGTTACATTTAGTGTCTTAAGCCTAATATTGAAAGAAAAGCGTCAGATTAATTAAGAAGAAAAGCAGGAATTGTTGAACTGCGGTTTATGGGTAAAATATTAACAAATTATTTATGACAAATTTAACAGAATAATCAATATCATGTAAAGAAATTGCAGAACAAATTACCACGATAAATTTTAATTGTTAAACAAGTTAAAACAAGAAAACATCAGACCAATAAAAATATTTTCTTACCTCCAAGGATAAATGCTTTGCTTTATGGACCATGGTGGAAGGCCAAGTTAAAAGAAAAAGGGGGGTTATTGTCGGATAAGCGATTACCATTACTGATAACCGCTCTCCTAAGAACCGTACTTGCAAGTTTCCCCGCATACGGCTCAAGCCTCTTTAAAGCTACATCTAATATAACCCGGCAAGTTTGGTTTAAACAACAATACGTGATTGCTTATACCTCAGCATTCTTGAGGTAAAATAATCGGCATCTTTTGAGTCAAAGAGATTAACATCAGTGCGAATTTTAATATGTCGCCTGATGGGAACTGAACTGGCAATAAAGATATCTTGCCATTCTTTAACCCCTGACCTAGTAATGGTTGTAGTTGAGAACACCCACTGTCTTTGATTGCGTGTACGAAAATACTTTTCTCTCACCCAATTTGCAGATTTGTTAGGATGTCTCTTCTTAGCCCATCGCCATAATGACCTGAATATGTGCGAGTCAACATAAGCAAAAGCCTTTTGCGCAACACAGTGCTTATAGTAGTTTGCCCATCCACTAATAACAGGATTGAGCTGACTAATTAATACTGATGCTTTGACAGAAGGCTTGGATTTTATCAACGCTCGGATTTTATTCAAAAAGTCTTTGATACTTTCTTTGGAAGGTTTAACAAGGGTTTTACTATTGTTATACCGTCTCACATTAAAACCGAGGAAATTAAATCCATTGCTGATAGCCGTGATCTTAGTTTTCTCTTCCGATAGGGTCAGACCATGCGCTGCTAGAAATGTTTGTACTTCTGACTTGACTTTCATGAGCACTTTTTCTGATGCGCCCGAAATAATAAAATCATCAGCATATCTCACCAAGTTCACTTTATCAGACTTTTTAGTACCTGCTTTAATTGCCCGTTCTAATCCATCTAATACCATGTTTGCTAACATAGGTGAGATAATTCCACCTTGTGGTGTTCCCGCATCCGTGTTAAACCATTTCTTTTGCTCGACATATCCTGATTTCAACCATTCTTGCAAAACCCTTTTATCTAAAGGGATATTCTGGGTAATCCATTCATGGCTGATATGATCAAAACAGCTTTTAATATCCGCCTCTAATACCCATTGAGCGGCTCCTTTGGGAGCTAACACATTGAAGCATTGGCGAACGGCATCTGCAGTTGAGCGCATTCTACGAAAACCATAAGAATGCTTATCACCTGTAGTTTCAGCGACAGGTTCCAACGCCATCGTATATAAAGCTTGCATCGCTCTATCTTGCATGGTAGGAATACCTAAGGGTCGCTGCTTGCCATTGCGCTTGGGGATATACACTCTTCGTAACGGTTGTGCTTGATAGCTTTTACGTTTGAGCTGCATCGCTGCTTTGTATTTTTGTTTAGAATTTCGCCAAACCACACGATCAGTACCAGGCGTTTTGGCGCCACGGTTAGTTGTCACTCGTTTTACAGCTAATAGTTTAGCTGATTTTGAATGAGTTAATAACCATTGCAGGGCTTTGACTTGTCCTGGTCTTCCTTCTCGCGTTGCCTTTGCAATACGCATTTGCAGTCGTTTGACATTGCACTCAATTATCTTCCAATTAATGGCAGCCCAATCAAGTTGCTTTGCTGAAGATGCACCGGTTAGTGTTACATCCGTCATTTGCTTTTCCTCATTAAGCGATTCTACAAATTCTCTTGCAATAAGAGACCAGTTGGACGTAGGCTCGCTTTCGCGTCAGGTAACGTTTAAACCTGTATTCTAGCTATTACCACTAGACATTCGCTTTTTCCAACCTCCCAATCTCGCATAACCTTCATCACTTTTCGCAAAGTACTTACCTGTTTTAACAGGAGCTATACGAGGTTCCCAAGTTCCGCCTAGAAAGAGTATGTGCAGGGTTAGGTGCTTGTTATTGGCCGGAGGCTGTTTGACTGCGTAGTTGTAGTGGATAGCAACTAACCAGCCCTCATTGCCGCTTGGCTCAGGCGAGACAACCACTTGCGCCTGTTTGGGTTGACGACCTTTATCACAAGTTCAGTTTTCTTCACCATACCTGCTACCTAGCACTTACCCGATTGTGGTTATCAGGAAGAAGCGCTTCTCACGATTTGCTTCCCACACGTAAACGTATTTTGTTACATTGTCAGGATCGCTCTTTATTCAGATCCCTAGGTTCAGCTGGCAGTACAGCTCGTTTCTTAATGAAACAACTCTTACTAGCGACTTCTTGTCGCACACCCCACATACCCACACTATAGCTTCACTAGTCGGCAGGTTGTTACGCTCCGTGTGGATATATGGATAACAAATTTATTTTGATAAAGAGCAACTGTTTTTTAATTCATGATTTATAATATACGGATTAGGGTAGCCTTCTATTTTAGCAACCGCTTCTGCCCACCATTTTTCATTCGCATTGGGTGGAAATTCTTTATCCCAGGCAATAAAAAGATTTCGTTGTGCCTCACTTAGATCAATACCGTATTTATAGGCCATAAAAAGGTTAGCACGTGCGACGATTCCTTTTGCAAAATCTGCAGGCTCAACCCGTCTTGATTTTTTATCGATGGTAATAGGGCAACCGTAAAAGGAAGTATGATTTTCTAACATACTGTAGCGAAAAATTAGAGCGAGCACTATTTACAAGGCCTACAGCTGGCCATAAATTGTAAAGCTCACCTTCAGCTTGTCTAAATTGATTATCAATTTTTTCGCAGCATTTTCTGCCTTTATATCTTTTTCCATTTTACTTAATGCAAAGAGGCTCTCGCCAACAAGCAAAATGGTTACCGAAGTTTTCAGCAGGCATCATATGCTCCCATTCTACTACATGCGCGCGGCGAATGCCGAATGCTGACTGCATATTGCAGCTTGCCAAATCAACCCTTAAACGTGCATCAAATTTGCCAGTGACAGTATAAGGTTTCACGTTGGAGGGCAAAAAACAATTCTGGCTTGTTTTTTAGCTTGAGTAAATGTTTTAGAAGGTAATGCCAATACAGAGAATGAAAGCATTAAGATAGTAGTAAAACGGAATAAGAAAGTCATTTAAATAAACCAGCTGTTATCGACAAAATATTATTTTTATAGTTAGGTTATAACTATTATTAAATTAACTAGGCGCCAATAATTTAACATACGTCTAAATGCTTAGTAAGCAATATAGAAATTAGTTAATTGCATTAAGGTTAGAATACGATATTTCTATGAGAAAAATAAGTTACTTAATTTAGATAGAGTATATAGATAACTTAAGTAATTTATTAAATCCAAATATTATTTAGCTTAATAAAGATAGATTAAATTAATAATGCCAATATTAATTAATTATCACGCTTAAGGGCTTTATCAGAAGATTTCTGCATATTTATTTGAGAATCTTGTTCAATGTGACTTGAAAAGAAGCTATTTTGAGATAATTCTAAATTAGTTTTATAAATCTTTTTTGGTTGCTCATCAGGGTAATCTGGCCCTCTTCGTTTACCTCCTAAGAGCTCATGATTGCTCTGCGTAAGAGACGGCCAATGAGCCTTGAGCAACGGCATGTATTGTTGATTAATGTTATCTATTGGATGACCTGCACTTATTAATAGTATAGGCCATCTCGTAATCTGCATTTTCACAAGCAACACTAAGAGGCGTTCTGCCATGATTATCTGGCCTACTTATATCAATCTTTTCCTGCTGTATAAGAACTCGGACAATATCGATATGACCATTTTGACATGCGACTAAAAGTGGCGTTGCACCATCTTCATCTGTTTGGTTAATAGCAATATTTTTGTGCTGAAGTAAACTAAGAACGGCCTCGGTAAATCCTCCTTTCACAGGCTACAGAAAGTGGAGTAACACCGTCACTAGTTGCTTTATTAACATCAATATAGGTTTGTTTTAGTAACTCATTATAATGTCAATATAGCCATTTTCGCAGCTATAAAAAGGGGGTTGTGTTGTCATTAGTTGCTATGTTCATTTCAATATTTTTTTGCTTAAGCAATGCTTGAACTATATCCGTATGTCCATTTTTACAAGCATTGAAAAGCAATGTAGCACCATTGTCATACTGCTCATTAATATTGATGTTTTCCTGCTTAAGTAACTCGAAAACAATATCAATATGACCATTTATATAGGCAATGTAAAGTGGTGTAAAACCATTATAATTAATTTTATTAATATCAATAATTTTCTGCTCTAGCAGTTTACATACAATACTTGTAAATCCATTCTGGCAAGCGATATAAAATGGAGTAACCCCAGGTTTAGTTTCAGTATTAATTTCAATTCCCTTTTGAGCAAGCAGCCTATAAACAATATCAGTATGCCCCTTTTGGCAGGCCGTCCAAAGGGGTGTTGCGCCATTATATGCTTGGTTAATATTAATATTTTTTTGCTCAAGCAATGCTTGAACTATATTCATATGTCCCTGCTCGCAGGCTATATAAAGTGGTGTTGCCCCATAAATATCCGGTTTATTAACATCAATCTCTTTTAGTTTAAGTAACTTTGGACAATATCAATATAACCTAGTTGACAAGCGATAAACAACGGGGTTGATCCATCATTATCTTCTTTATTAAAATCAATATTTTTTTGTTCAAGTAACTTACAGACAATAGCCATATGCCCATTACGGCAGGCTGCGAACAGTGGCGTCGCTCCATATTTAGTAAATTTATTAATTTCTATATTTTTTTGTTCTAACAGCTCACAGACAATATCAAAATGGCCATTTTGGCAGGCAATATAAAGTGGCGTAGCTCCTTCATTGGTTGCCTTGTTAATATCGATTTTTTGGTGCTTAAGTAATTCAGAAACAATAGTAGTATGTCCATACTCGCATGCCAGGAATAAGGGAGTAATACCTTGAACACTTGTTTTGTTAATATCAATATTTTCCTGCTTAAGTAAGCTTCGTACTAAATTAAATTGGTTGTTTTGGCAAGCTAGATAAAATAAGCCTACTTGATAAGCATCAAATCGGTTTGCATGGTTGTACTCGAAAGGATATTTTTTTTCTAACTCAGTTAGAGCAATTTTAATAGACTCTTCTTGACTGGCTTTTGTAATCACTTGAATATTAAAAGCCACATAGTCTGCCTCATCAGACGAAAGTGAAGAAAAAAATACTCTTAGCTAATGAGTTACTATCTAACTCACGAGTATAAGACATAAGATTCGGGAAACGAGCAAAATCATTAATATCAACATATACCCATTTTCGAATATTCTTATCATAGTAAAAGCATACTGCATGATTACTGGATGACAGTAAAATAGGTGCAACAACCTGCGCCTCATCCATTATCTTCTCTAAGTCTTTGAAATAGTCAGTTAGCTCAGATTGAGTAAAGGCATGTAGTTTATCCAAACTAACAACCAATTTTTCCTGTGACAGTTTATTAGGATATACAATTGAATAAATCTTCCAAATTTTCTTGGTTTAAATATTGTGAAAATAACTCAAAATACCTAGCGGGATTTAAATAGAGTTGAATACCCTCATAAAAGGCTGGGATTTCTAAAAATATTTCTGTTTCTTCCGGGTAATTAAAGAAACCATAGTTTTTTGTGTGTAAACGTATTTGCTCAATATCATATTTTAATTTTTCAAAGTCATTGTCATAACTCTCAATACACTTTAGGCGATAGAAGAACTTATAGCTCTCTTCTACAAGCCAAGCTTGGCAAAGCATCATAGAAAATCCGCGACATATTCCAGTGGAAAGCGGGTAACCTAAATACTGACCTAATTCTACTAACTGGGAATGAGTTAACTTAGCACCCATAATTAGCATAAAATAAGAA is drawn from Legionella busanensis and contains these coding sequences:
- a CDS encoding Y-family DNA polymerase, encoding MFALIDCNNFYASCERLFRPDLRTKPVVILSNNDGCVVARSNEAKALGIKMGEPYFKVKELCGLYDVTIFSSNYTLYGDLSARVMRVIEESWNNVEIYSIDEAFLDLSTLPKKDINAFCLTLQKKILQYTGIPTSIGIGHTKTLAKVANFVAKKKLNVPVFNIIGLETEWLDKIEVGDIWGIGRQWQRKLKGFGIITANQLASQNPHWIKSQFNVVLQRTVMELQGISCLSLETIEPKKSLVASCSFGLPQTNLIAIEEAISHHCATAWGKLRKQELVAHYMSVFLYTNRFDENLKPYSKSISFRLVNPTDDIRQLTSFAKHALKRLYKEGIPYKKSGIMLTELAPKSHRQMYLFHQPSDVIVAKSEKVMSLMESINKRYGTRTIRLAAEGFQKNWSMKREMKSPCYTTCWSELPCAKTK
- a CDS encoding LexA family protein: MDALITIKKNKEPLTKATIIAKFDTTSATSAQRFPLYGSKVAAGFPSPADDYLELTLDLNEYLIKHPSATFMVRAQGDSMRDAGIHNGDLLIVDRSVEATHDKIVIAAINGELTVKRLFRKDGLVRLIPANKTYSPIDITEEVDLVIWGVVTHIIHQAL
- a CDS encoding GNAT family N-acetyltransferase, producing the protein MHTIFCPSRMNDFEVKLLTQNSLQELQAFIDLFNDFFQLCEGKKGSAAGILTACPPTKDIQQDKFVLGFYQKEHLLGLIDLIANYPQNSTWTIGYLLIHPSYQRQGLGAQFFHVLEQAISPNKMRCVVQEQNERAFKFWQTLGFKMVYQREDNLGKLVNKTFVLEKGRLV
- a CDS encoding helix-turn-helix domain-containing protein, which codes for MSNTPTKNLHALIRNQRLNILTLSKESDIPQPTLHHLLSGKTKKPRRALLQKLAHFFDVSIPALLEIELTNELANSVKRLPILNWNEDTLNFSKQSEIDNEFIVGSYPEENFAFFINKKFCHSP
- the ltrA gene encoding group II intron reverse transcriptase/maturase, producing the protein MTDVTLTGASSAKQLDWAAINWKIIECNVKRLQMRIAKATREGRPGQVKALQWLLTHSKSAKLLAVKRVTTNRGAKTPGTDRVVWRNSKQKYKAAMQLKRKSYQAQPLRRVYIPKRNGKQRPLGIPTMQDRAMQALYTMALEPVAETTGDKHSYGFRRMRSTADAVRQCFNVLAPKGAAQWVLEADIKSCFDHISHEWITQNIPLDKRVLQEWLKSGYVEQKKWFNTDAGTPQGGIISPMLANMVLDGLERAIKAGTKKSDKVNLVRYADDFIISGASEKVLMKVKSEVQTFLAAHGLTLSEEKTKITAISNGFNFLGFNVRRYNNSKTLVKPSKESIKDFLNKIRALIKSKPSVKASVLISQLNPVISGWANYYKHCVAQKAFAYVDSHIFRSLWRWAKKRHPNKSANWVREKYFRTRNQRQWVFSTTTITRSGVKEWQDIFIASSVPIRRHIKIRTDVNLFDSKDADYFTSRMLRYKQSRIVV
- a CDS encoding endonuclease, with the protein product MLALIFRYSMLENHTSFYGCPITIDKKSRRVEPADFAKGIVARANLFMAYKYGIDLSEAQRNLFIAWDKEFPPNANEKWWAEAVAKIEGYPNPYIINHELKNSCSLSK
- a CDS encoding ankyrin repeat domain-containing protein — encoded protein: MKGGFTEAVLSLLQHKNIAINQTDEDGATPLLVACQNGHIDIVRVLIQQEKIDISRPDNHGRTPLSVACENADYEMAYTINKCRSSNR
- a CDS encoding ankyrin repeat domain-containing protein, translated to MDVNKPDIYGATPLYIACEQGHMNIVQALLEQKNININQAYNGATPLWTACQKGHTDIVYRLLAQKGIEINTETKPGVTPFYIACQNGFTSIVCKLLEQKIIDINKINYNGFTPLYIAYINGHIDIVFELLKQENININEQYDNGATLLFNACKNGHTDIVQALLKQKNIEMNIATNDNTTPFL
- a CDS encoding ankyrin repeat domain-containing protein produces the protein MAFNIQVITKASQEESIKIALTELEKKYPFEYNHANRFDAYQVGLFYLACQNNQFNLVRSLLKQENIDINKTSVQGITPLFLACEYGHTTIVSELLKHQKIDINKATNEGATPLYIACQNGHFDIVCELLEQKNIEINKFTKYGATPLFAACRNGHMAIVCKLLEQKNIDFNKEDNDGSTPLFIACQLGYIDIVQSYLN